From Penicillium digitatum chromosome 5, complete sequence, one genomic window encodes:
- a CDS encoding Short-chain dehydrogenase/reductase SDR: protein MSTETKIYATPVTPPLHLDSTTSIPDFSLTGKVSLVTGAGRGLGLALTEALLEAGAKVYALDDLKEPSAEFRKVQQRATAWRTELQYRRVDVRDTALLHTAIEDIANHEGRIDGLIAAAAIQQETSALEHSTEDTNALLEVNVTGVFMTAQAVARQMIRFGNGGSIALVASMSGTVVNRGLLCPVYNASKAAVIQLARSLAAEWGQHNIRVNTLSPGYILTSMLEMLFVEYPDRREQFAKENMLARLSRPREYRGAAVFLLSNASAFMTGSDLRIDGGHAAW, encoded by the exons ATGTCAACCGAAACCAAGATTTATGCTACCCCCGTTACACCCCCCCTTCACCTGGACTCAACCACGTCAATCCCCGACTTCAGCCTAACGGGCAAGGTATCCCTAGTCACAGGTGCGGGTCGAGGTCTAGGCCTCGCCCTGACCGAAGCTCTCCTAGAAGCGGGGGCCAAAGTATACGCGCTAGATGATCTGaaagagccg TCAGCGGAATTCAGAAAAGTCCAGCAACGCGCCACAGCATGGCGCACCGAGCTGCAGTACCGCCGTGTCGACGTGCGGGACACAGCCCTGCTGCATACCGCGATCGAGGACATAGCCAATCACGAGGGTCGCATCGATGGTCTAATCGCCGCAGCCGCAATCCAGCAGGAGACGTCTGCCCTGGAGCACTCTACCGAAGATACCAATGCTCTGCTCGAGGTTAATGTGACGGGTGTGTTCATGACGGCTCAGGCCGTGGCGAGGCAGATGATTCGGTTCGGGAATGGAGGTAGTATCGCTCTAGTCGCCAGTATGAGCGGGACTGTTGTGAACAGG GGTCTACTCTGCCCCGTCTATAATGCAAGCAAAGCAGCCGTCATCCAACTAGCCCGCAGCCTCGCTGCAGAATGGGGCCAGCATAACATTCGCGTCAACACCCTCTCCCCCGGCTACATTCTCACCTCTATGTTGGAGATGTTGTTCGTCGAGTATCCCGATCGTCGTGAGCAATTCGCTAAAGAGAATATGCTAGCCCGTCTATCCCGTCCGCGGGAGTATCGTGGTGCGGCtgtctttttgctttctaaTGCTAGTGCTTTCATGACTGGGAGTGATCTCCGCATTGACGGTGGTCATGCTGCGTGGTGA
- a CDS encoding HLH transcription factor (GlcD gamma), putative, with product MLMSDGLLVRHTDQSRSVLTYTNCIYTSSLDLFCHRLNCALRPRLHQDTFVTEEISQAYWHRLTISPDFNFPILCLSRIVNFPTPNTSFVLFSVSPLGPPLRQLPRRVSKIGTTTPSAPRRSAPHPQPRILFHRAMAEASLFIKHESDDYAPFIMSHSGYSMGNQFPDGVDPSDLSMQQQNGFMPYSYGSQQNMSSSFHFGNSGIDTDELLDLEISGQNGHQRDNVNYLQDQSAGGIAMSHQSQMSHLYSNTPDNAPMASPFVQNSFNYEQYRMNQQNPHIQNASSFDQNYLGAKRQSLQGIDRPSSDGRSPMTPKTPALGSLTLGTPESGSFPSQPIRTGLQARHYKSLSNQWDGTPGSSQSYVESSPISSPPHQPHHVGISEILKSGKHASLPAKVDAHLPGGDLESQEAKRRRRRASHNLVERRRRDNINERIQDLSHLVPQHRLEDDKVRKQLVNSSALSMAGVGGSAATSLLAGGNGRRATAGNITMGLPIEEKEKGPNKGDILNGAVSWTRDLMWALHVKYQQEAELAELISSMGGTWPFEQTEEEKRMRSEILDALERNDPTSFSYTRGPGSGLRVPKHTNIAGDAVQGGDMSGLTPPSLSPSFHSGTSSANGAGQPQYWNSAGHAAMSFKEEDEYGMEMG from the exons ATGTTAATGTCCGATGGC CTCCTAGTCAGACATACAGATCAAA GTCGAAGTGTACTTACGTATACCAACTGCATATACACATCTTCACTTG ATCTCTTTTGTCACCGTTTAAATTGTGCCCTGCGACCACGATTGCATCAAGATACGTTTGTG ACCGAGGAAATTTCCCAAGCTTATTGGCACCGTCTCACAATCTCCCCGGACTTTAATTTTCCAATCCTCTGTCTTTCAAGG ATCGTGAATTTCCCCACACCAAACACCTCTTTCGTCCTATTCAGTGTCAGCCCTCTTGGACCGCCTCTTAGACAACTGCCGCGGAGAGTCAGTAAGATCGGCACTACGACTCCTTCAGCTCCTCGCCGATCTGCGCCCCATCCACAACCCCGAATATTGTTTCACCGGGCTATGGCTGAAGCAAGTCTCTTCATCAAACACGAATCCGACGATTACGCCCCTTTCATCATGTCACACTCTGGTTACTCGATGGGTAATCAATTCCCCGATGGGGTTGACCCATCCGACTTGTCCATGCAGCAGCAGAATGGCTTCATGCCCTACTCCTATGGTTCGCAACAGAACATGTCATCCAGCTTCCACTTCGGAAACTCCGGCATCGACACAGACGAGTTGTTGGATCTCGAGATCAGCGGCCAGAACGGTCATCAACGCGATAATGTGAACTATCTCCAGGACCAGTCTGCTGGTGGTATTGCGATGAGTCACCAAAGTCAGATGTCGCATCTGTACTCCAACACCCCGGATAATGCTCCCATGGCTAGCCCGTTTGTTCAGAACAGCTTCAATTATGAGCAGTATCGCATGAACCAGCAAAATCCCCACATTCAGAATGCCAGCTCTTTCGACCAGAATTACCTCGGCGCCAAGCGCCAGAGCTTGCAAGGCATAGACCGTCCTTCATCCGACGGCCGTAGCCCCATGACCCCCAAAACACCGGCACTGGGTTCTTTGACATTGGGCACCCCTGAGTCTGGCAGCTTTCCCTCTCAGCCTATCCGGACCGGGCTGCAAGCCCGTCATTACAAGTCCCTGTCCAACCAGTGGGATGGAACACCTGGCAGTTCACAGTCGTATGTCGAGTCATCGCCTATCTCATCTCCTCCCCACCAACCACATCATGTCGGCATCTCCGAGATCCTCAAGTCTGGGAAGCACGCTTCGCTGCCCGCTAAGGTTGACGCCCATCTCCCTGGCGGTGATCTTGAATCCCAGGAAGCCAAGCGCCGGCGTCGCCGTGCCTCGCACAACCTAGTCGAACGCCGCCGACGCGACAACATCAATGAACGCATTCAGGATCTCTCCCACCTGGTTCCTCAGCACCGACTAGAAGACGACAAGGTCCGGAAGCAACTCGTGAACAGCAGCGCTCTTTCCATGGCCGGCGTAGGCGGAAGTGCTGCCACATCTCTTCTCGCTGGAGGCAACGGCCGCCGCGCGACGGCGGGTAACATCACAATGGGTCTCCCaattgaagaaaaggaaaagggtCCCAACAAGGGCGACATTCTTAACGGTGCCGTCAGCTGGACTCGTGATCTGATGTGGGCTCTGCATGTCAAATACCAACAAGAAGCGGAACTCGCTGAGCTGATCAGCAGCATGGGTGGAACCTGGCCCTTCGAACAgaccgaagaagagaagcGCATGCGCAGCGAGATCCTCGATGCACTGGAGAGGAATGACCCGACTTCCTTCAGCTATACCCGCGGACCTGGTAGCGGTCTGCGCGTCCCCAAGCACACCAACATTGCCGGCGATGCCGTGCAGGGCGGCGACATGTCCGGCCTCACCCCTcccagcctaagtccttcGTTCCATAGCGGCACCAGCAGTGCCAACGGCGCTGGCCAGCCCCAGTACTGGAACAGTGCTGGCCATGCTGCTATGAGCTTCAAGGAGGAGGACGAGTATGGCATGGAGATGGGCTAG
- a CDS encoding Vesicle transport protein, SFT2-like gives MANNSFRDSVNSLGWSRRDPDLPVNTGTSSNIPFLSRLQSYNPFGEGGYVQLPTHNEGPGAPLPAATRREEEEGFFALSRWDRMLIFGACNLGAAICFMICFFLFPVLSLKPRKFAVLWSVGSVLFLLSWAVLMGPWTYAKHLVSGTRLPFTAAYFGAIALTLYFAIGRQNLFLTLISSIFQLAALVWYLVSYFPMGSTGLQYVSRFGASRVTAWISG, from the exons ATGGCGAATAACTCGTTCCGAGACTCTGTCAACTCACTAGGGTGGTCGCGTAGGGATCCGGATCTCCCCGTCAACACCGGCACATCATCGAACATCCCATTCTTATCCCGTCTACAGTCTTATAACCCATTCGGTGAAGGCGGTTATGTCCAACTGCCTACTCACAATGAAGGTCCTGGGGCTCCATTGCCGGCAGCCACTCggcgggaagaagaagagggcTTCTTTGCCT TGAGTCGCTGGGACCGCATGCTCATATTTGGCGCATGTAACTTGGGCGCCGCTATCTGTTTCATGATCTGTTTCTTCTTGTTTCCTGTTTTGTCGCTCAAGCCCCGCAAATTCGCAGTCTT ATGGTCCGTCGGCTCGGTCTTATTTTTGCTATCATGGGCTGTTCTCATGGGACCGTGGACTTACGCTAAACATTTGGTGTCCGGAACACGGTTGCCATTCACAGCGGCCTATTTCGGAGCGATCGCTCTCACGCTATACTTCGCCATCGGG CGTCAGAACCTCTTCCTCACTCTCATCTCCTCGATCTTCCAGCTTGCTGCCCTCGTCTGGTACCTCGTCAGCTATTTTCCCATGGGCAGCACCGGTCTGCAGTACGTGAGCCGTTTTGGAGCATCGCGTGTTACCGCTTGGATTAGTGGTTGA